TTTGTCGTCAAACTTATAACTCCAACAAGTGATCAATCtaatttatttgtttattttttatctttaggCATAAGGCATTTGGAACCTACTAACCCCACTAATTGGAATGCGTGCGCACCAAAAGATCGTCTTAGCAAAGTGCTCATTCTCGAAAGGTCGAGATTTCGAGAATAAGGGTGGATGGACCCTTATAATATTCAAAATCACGATCAATTCCTTTTTCAAATCCTGCTGCAGCTGCGTGCCCTTCCCTCGTGCCACAAATGACCTACGGAGAAGAAGAATCCTAGAACAAAATGAGAGGCAGCTAACCAACTTCTAGGAGAGACATAATTGACTGCACTGATCTCCTAGCACTATTTTTATGTTTCAATGGTGACAGTTGTATTTTCAACTGGAACCTCGGTTCGTCAACCCCATGATGCATGTTTTACAGGATAACTTAATTTGTCCATTAGCCTCTTAAACTTTTAAGAGCGCGCCATAGGACCAAGGACATAAGCCCATCCTCTACATAAACAGCTCACGAAAGTTGGAAACAAGGCCATATTTCAAATTCAATGGTATTACAACCCGAAGATAATGTGGTCTTCAGGTAGTAATAAAGTTTTTCCCAAGATTCGTTGAACAATTTGATCGCATATCAAATTCATGTAACAAGGCAAACCTCAATACGTCCTAATATGTGATGTAACTGATATGTCCATGCAAAGGAAGAAAGCCCAAGGAGACAAGAAAGCTCAGACTTCATATAAGCTTCATAGGTTGCAATTGAACAATGAAATACTTTTAAGAGCAAGCATGATCGAATTAACAGGAATACAAACTACAAGCTACCTAAACTTGAAGCCAAAAGAGAAAAGATTGAATTAAAAAGAAAACACTGCCTGCAGGCATTCCTAAGTTCAAAGGCACTGTCGTACGTGAGTCCGTGTACCTTCTGCCCACGAGCGAATGCTAACTCTAATCTTCCAAATTTCATCTTCTCCTGCATTAGCTTCTCCGATTCATTTGCAGAAATCTCCATCATACAATTGCTAAGCCCAACAATGAAGACAACAGTTCTGCATTAGGCAGTTATTTACACGGATGATAAACTTGTCATCCACTAGAATTCTCTTTCGCTATCTCTACAAAATTTACCATCTTCAAGCTTCAGTGTTAGTTTCTAAATCCCAGTCCCTACGCCTTCTTCATGTAGAGATGAAAACAGATGACAATGAACCACTTGTGTTACGATTTATCCTCGAATCTGAACCAGAGGTCTCGGAGCTGGATGAAGCAGCCCCCCCAAAACACGAAAAGAAACTGCAAAATAGTCTCCTCAAACCCCCATTTTGCTGCGACACTCTCCCTCCTCCAGAACCCCATGAAATCCTTCTCGGAACCCCATTGCTATTGAACCCTCCATCCATCTCTGTATATACAACAGGCATCTCTCGTTCCCCACCCACCCTCCTCCCAAACCTCCCAACCGCAAATCCACCTCCTGGCAATCTCCATATTGTTAAACCAACAGCTTCATCATCATTTCCTACATTTCTATTTTGCTCATTTGAATCTCCACCACTCTCGGTGGGCAATTCCTGTCTACAAACAGGGCAAGAATTCCGCAGCGACAGCCATGGTAGAATACAATCGGAATGATATAAATGCTTACAGGGCATTTCGCGAGCCTCAGTTCCCAGCTCGAAGGACTCCATACAAACAGCACAGTGAGATTCTACATCCACATGTGAAGGAACAATCTCAATGGTTGCCATTGACTCGATTGCAGCTTTCGAAGCTGGTGGATTTTCAATTCTTCCAACATCAATCTGTGCTAACTGATCCAGAAGCCTATCGAAGCCCGATCCAAGTAGAAACTCCGACATACTTGCGGGCAAGGGCCTGAAACCCGACCCAGATCCATCTCCGTAATACAGCTCAAATGCTCCTGCAGCCCCTCCACCACCATCACCACCGCCACGGGAAGGACTTCTGAGGACGATGACAGGGTTAAAGGGTGACCTATCACCACCATTTCTCCTGCTCCTCTGAAGAATTGAACTTGAATCAGAAGCCACTGCAGGGAAACGACGCCGTCGAGAAGCGGACAGTGAGAATCTGTTGGGAGTCTCGACCACTTCTTCGACGAACCCACTGTTGCAGTTGAGGCATGTGATTGAATCTTGGTTCCGTACTGTAATAAATCTATTGCATCTATAGCACCAATAATTCGACGACATCGACATCTTACTTCCTAAGATCAAGTCAAGAATTTAAAAATTTCCCAATTCCGATATCAGATCTGAAAAGTTGAACAAAAAGAATCCCTAAAATCCAAACTTTACACGATATTCACAAAGATAAAATAGTTTTTTCATACACAAGGAAACTCTAATTCATAAACAAACTTAAACCACTGAAAATTATACTCCATATACTGTGGGACGAATTTCCGACTAAGGTACAACAGAGcgagagagagatagagaagtCAAGATGCGAGATAAGATTTGTTGGGAAATGGAGACAATTATAAAGAGAAGGCGAGAGGGTATACTTTTTGGGGTGGAGGGTAAAGTTGGAAATGAAGAGCAGTGGTGATGACTTGGAATATAACGGGTAATGGAGCCTGACAATTGGTGACACGTGCCAACAGAGACAGTACTGAGTGGTTCGTTATGGAGCGTAAAGGTAGGAAGTTAATTGGAGCGTAGAATTGCGGAGATTCGCATATAAGAATTAACTTACCTACGTAGCCGTCCAcctaattttttaaattaaaaataatcgatAAATATATAATACAtgtaaaattcatatataatatatatactgtatataatcaatgtatgATTTATATGTAACGACTAGAAAATATAAACAGTTTATctggccggctatttgtgtaacaatctcATTCGCATATATACTTCTTATTGGGTCACTCTTGAAGTTATACCCGTATTAcataaaaatatacaaatttattAGTTATAGGATCAACTTCAGACTTAGCGAGTCAGAAATTAAAAAAATTCCAAACTTAAGATGCACTTAAAACTGTTTTAGTCTAAAATTCGGCTAATTTTTGCACGCACTTAAGACTTTTTtaagtttgaagtgaaaaaaaTTGTACTTAAAATCTTGATACCTAATTGGACGGAAGTGTAACTAATTTTTACATGTACTTAAGATTTTTTTAGTCTGAAGTGTAAATTGCCCAAAAATAGAAACTTGTTCTTCGAATTTTAACAATATAATTCAACACATGATTCAATacccaaatctactccaaatgagctcagatttggtaacgacccggccggtcattttgtgtatttgagtctcgttttcctatttgatgcttcctGTATGCTTGATTGTCGTTTTGTGACTTGCgtgatggttggtttggttctgggaaggttttggagtgaacTGGAatatttagtgggcgtttggacataagaattgtaaaattccaaaaaagtgaatttttttttcaagtgaaaatggtatttgaaaattagagttgtgtttggacatgaatataattttgagttatttttgaatttttgtgagtgatctgagtgaaaattttgaaaaacagctttttggaatttttcaaatttttgaaaaattataaaattcatcttcaagtgaaaattggaaattttaaggccaaacactgatttcgaaaaaagtaaaaaattttcattaaaaaataaaaaaattcttatgtccaaacaggCTCTTAGTTTTattgttggaagtttaagttgtaagagttaactaaggtttgaattttgtgaaaacaacctcagattggtgatttgatggttccaaaacGTTCGTGTGCTGATTTTAAACTTAGGTGtatgtttggatttggatttggaggtcctaAGATATTTTGACTCTATTTATCgtaaattaaaaatttgaaggtttggaaagttcacaaGTTTAACTTGGACTTTGATGGTATCGGGTTCAGATTATTATTCTGGAACTTGGAGTAGGttcgttttgtcatttgaaacttgtgtgcaaagtttaatTGAATTCTGAGTTGGTTAGATATGAATCGGACGCTTAGTTGTGAATTGTTGAAGTTCACTTGAAGGCATGCATCATCAGTTTTGATGCTTGATTCTTGGTTGTGGATGTTATTTTGATTATTTGAGCTTACGAGCGAGTACCTATGAGGTTTATATACTTGGGTGGATGTTTAGAGTGGGGgactgaggggctcgggtgagtttcgtattgGTTTCGGATTGATTCTTCAAAGTTGGGATTTTTGCTGGTGCTGTAGACCGATTTGTGATGTTTTGCTTGCATTTGCGAGGTCCGAATTTGGAGACtgttgatcgcatttgcgatgttggACTGGGGAGGCCAGCTTTACAAATATGCAAAgctggtgtcgcaattgcgacttttGCTTTTGCGAGGGgtagttcgcttttgcgatgaagGGTCGCTTTTGCGACATCTACTGCACAGTGGTTATGTTCACTTTTTCCAGCctctggtcgcatttgcgaacccttggtcgcaaatgcgacacctgtAGCTGGGTTATAGAGAGTAATTTCGGGATTTTGGCTCATTATCTCATATTTTAAACCCTAGACTTGGGAGAGGTGGTTTTGGCCTAGAGATTTTCGCGCAAggctttggggtaagtgatttctacatatttttggtattatttcaagaatctacatggattattaacacccaaaatataaaatttggaggaaaatttggggggggggggggagggggagtttCCTACAACTTAAGAAAATGAAAATGAGGGATTTGAGCTATGATTTGGACTTAGTTTTGGAATTTAATCACATATttgaactcgtggggttatgggtagttagGATCTACCTCTTGACTTGAGTTTTGACCATATAGGCCCGGGgttattgactttttgggaattgaATAAAGATCGAAGTTTTATTATTTGATATTGGTTCATATAGCCTTGTTTGacattattaagttattttttgttagatttgaccCGTTCGAGGCTGATTTGAGAGGCAAGAGATTTTTGAAATATTGATTCTCGCGCTTTGAGGTATGTATTTGCCTAGGCTTGCTTGAGGGTATTTCCCCGTAGGTAATGATGTTTGCTATATGTAAGGGTGACGCATATGCGAGGTAATGATCCGGGTAGAAtctaggctattatatgccttgctTTCATATCATGATTTCTTCGATGCCGTGCTTTCTATACTTGTAGACTACATGAGCTGTGAtgcatgttagaaatcatgtatagGTCATCTGTTCATCTATATAAGATATGATAGAGCTAGTTTTATtttgttgagctatttgccttagccgtagtcatattTTGAAGTCATGATATTACATCTGCGTATTATATATTTGTCTCTGTGTATTCTTTATATA
This sequence is a window from Nicotiana tomentosiformis chromosome 5, ASM39032v3, whole genome shotgun sequence. Protein-coding genes within it:
- the LOC104095617 gene encoding probable E3 ubiquitin-protein ligase RHC2A, with translation MSMSSNYWCYRCNRFITVRNQDSITCLNCNSGFVEEVVETPNRFSLSASRRRRFPAVASDSSSILQRSRRNGGDRSPFNPVIVLRSPSRGGGDGGGGAAGAFELYYGDGSGSGFRPLPASMSEFLLGSGFDRLLDQLAQIDVGRIENPPASKAAIESMATIEIVPSHVDVESHCAVCMESFELGTEAREMPCKHLYHSDCILPWLSLRNSCPVCRQELPTESGGDSNEQNRNVGNDDEAVGLTIWRLPGGGFAVGRFGRRVGGEREMPVVYTEMDGGFNSNGVPRRISWGSGGGRVSQQNGGLRRLFCSFFSCFGGAASSSSETSGSDSRINRNTSGSLSSVFIST